In Sphaeramia orbicularis chromosome 1, fSphaOr1.1, whole genome shotgun sequence, a genomic segment contains:
- the LOC115415338 gene encoding beta-1,3-galactosyltransferase 5-like isoform X3, which produces MDYKSRRSFTSFVACCLGAGTIFMIYFNYERDPVRWPAPVQVFKMAPSAAAPEEPKWEDPGPYHVAYPRNYKIIMDDTQVCRSINPFVILAVPVGTGNVAARNDIRRTWGGETLVLGKMVRTLFFLGLPGGEGAEQQQEKLRQENQQHHDLIQSDFKDTYRNLTIKTMMMLEWLAANCDQVSYVMKIDSDMLLHVNNLIKLLLDPKTAKENYMTGLVWWHSPVLRNPFNKFYMPWSVIAESEYPPYPLGMGYIMSLDLPRKILGVSHQIKPIYIEDAYLGMCLKRLGISPTDPPDKDMFLVDPRHPLSDCSLSKVVATTTTSTAQMLSYWSRSQQPDTKCK; this is translated from the coding sequence ATGGATTACAAGTCGAGACGCAGCTTCACGAGCTTTGTCGCCTGCTGCCTGGGAGCAGGGACCATCTTTATGATCTATTTTAACTATGAAAGGGATCCTGTGAGGTGGCCAGCTCCAGTCCAAGTTTTTAAAATGGCCCCTTCAGCAGCAGCACCAGAAGAACCAAAATGGGAGGACCCTGGTCCGTACCATGTGGCCTATCCTCGAAACTACAAAATCATAATGGATGACACGCAGGTATGTAGGAGCATAAACCCGTTTGTGATCCTGGCGGTCCCGGTGGGGACGGGTAACGTGGCAGCTCGCAATGACATCCGGAGGACGTGGGGAGGTGAGACGCTGGTTCTGGGTAAGATGGTCCGGACCCTCTTCTTCCTGGGTCTTCCTGGAGGAGAAGGAGCTGAGCAGCAGCAGGAGAAGCTCAGACAAGAGAACCAGCAACATCATGATTTAATCCAGAGTGACTTCAAGGACACTTATCGCAATCTGACCATCAAGACTATGATGATGCTGGAGTGGCTGGCAGCAAACTGTGACCAAGTTTCCTATGTTATGAAGATCGACTCGGATATGTTGCTCCATGTGAACAATCTGATTAAACTGTTGCTGGATCCCAAGACAGCCAAAGAAAACTATATGACAGGTTTGGTGTGGTGGCATAGCCCAGTTTTAAGAAACCCATTCAATAAGTTCTATATGCCCTGGAGCGTGATAGCTGAGTCTGAATACCCTCCGTACCCTCTGGGTATGGGCTACATCATGTCCTTGGACCTTCCTAGGAAGATCCTAGGAGTTTCACATCAGATTAAACCCATCTACATTGAAGACGCCTACCTCGGTATGTGTCTAAAACGCTTGGGGATTTCTCCAACAGACCCTCCTGATAAGGATATGTTTCTTGTGGATCCACGGCATCCTCTTAGTGACTGCAGCCTCTCAAAAGTGGtcgcaacaacaacaacaagcactGCACAAATGTTGAGTTATTGGAGCAGAAGCCAACAGCCTGATACCAAATGTAAATAA
- the LOC115415338 gene encoding beta-1,3-galactosyltransferase 5-like isoform X2 codes for MGLMDYKSRRSFTSFVACCLGAGTIFMIYFNYERDPVRWPAPVQVFKMAPSAAAPEEPKWEDPGPYHVAYPRNYKIIMDDTQVCRSINPFVILAVPVGTGNVAARNDIRRTWGGETLVLGKMVRTLFFLGLPGGEGAEQQQEKLRQENQQHHDLIQSDFKDTYRNLTIKTMMMLEWLAANCDQVSYVMKIDSDMLLHVNNLIKLLLDPKTAKENYMTGLVWWHSPVLRNPFNKFYMPWSVIAESEYPPYPLGMGYIMSLDLPRKILGVSHQIKPIYIEDAYLGMCLKRLGISPTDPPDKDMFLVDPRHPLSDCSLSKVVATTTTSTAQMLSYWSRSQQPDTKCK; via the exons ATGG GTTTAATGGATTACAAGTCGAGACGCAGCTTCACGAGCTTTGTCGCCTGCTGCCTGGGAGCAGGGACCATCTTTATGATCTATTTTAACTATGAAAGGGATCCTGTGAGGTGGCCAGCTCCAGTCCAAGTTTTTAAAATGGCCCCTTCAGCAGCAGCACCAGAAGAACCAAAATGGGAGGACCCTGGTCCGTACCATGTGGCCTATCCTCGAAACTACAAAATCATAATGGATGACACGCAGGTATGTAGGAGCATAAACCCGTTTGTGATCCTGGCGGTCCCGGTGGGGACGGGTAACGTGGCAGCTCGCAATGACATCCGGAGGACGTGGGGAGGTGAGACGCTGGTTCTGGGTAAGATGGTCCGGACCCTCTTCTTCCTGGGTCTTCCTGGAGGAGAAGGAGCTGAGCAGCAGCAGGAGAAGCTCAGACAAGAGAACCAGCAACATCATGATTTAATCCAGAGTGACTTCAAGGACACTTATCGCAATCTGACCATCAAGACTATGATGATGCTGGAGTGGCTGGCAGCAAACTGTGACCAAGTTTCCTATGTTATGAAGATCGACTCGGATATGTTGCTCCATGTGAACAATCTGATTAAACTGTTGCTGGATCCCAAGACAGCCAAAGAAAACTATATGACAGGTTTGGTGTGGTGGCATAGCCCAGTTTTAAGAAACCCATTCAATAAGTTCTATATGCCCTGGAGCGTGATAGCTGAGTCTGAATACCCTCCGTACCCTCTGGGTATGGGCTACATCATGTCCTTGGACCTTCCTAGGAAGATCCTAGGAGTTTCACATCAGATTAAACCCATCTACATTGAAGACGCCTACCTCGGTATGTGTCTAAAACGCTTGGGGATTTCTCCAACAGACCCTCCTGATAAGGATATGTTTCTTGTGGATCCACGGCATCCTCTTAGTGACTGCAGCCTCTCAAAAGTGGtcgcaacaacaacaacaagcactGCACAAATGTTGAGTTATTGGAGCAGAAGCCAACAGCCTGATACCAAATGTAAATAA
- the LOC115415338 gene encoding beta-1,3-galactosyltransferase 5-like isoform X1, with product MSYLSGLMDYKSRRSFTSFVACCLGAGTIFMIYFNYERDPVRWPAPVQVFKMAPSAAAPEEPKWEDPGPYHVAYPRNYKIIMDDTQVCRSINPFVILAVPVGTGNVAARNDIRRTWGGETLVLGKMVRTLFFLGLPGGEGAEQQQEKLRQENQQHHDLIQSDFKDTYRNLTIKTMMMLEWLAANCDQVSYVMKIDSDMLLHVNNLIKLLLDPKTAKENYMTGLVWWHSPVLRNPFNKFYMPWSVIAESEYPPYPLGMGYIMSLDLPRKILGVSHQIKPIYIEDAYLGMCLKRLGISPTDPPDKDMFLVDPRHPLSDCSLSKVVATTTTSTAQMLSYWSRSQQPDTKCK from the coding sequence GTTTAATGGATTACAAGTCGAGACGCAGCTTCACGAGCTTTGTCGCCTGCTGCCTGGGAGCAGGGACCATCTTTATGATCTATTTTAACTATGAAAGGGATCCTGTGAGGTGGCCAGCTCCAGTCCAAGTTTTTAAAATGGCCCCTTCAGCAGCAGCACCAGAAGAACCAAAATGGGAGGACCCTGGTCCGTACCATGTGGCCTATCCTCGAAACTACAAAATCATAATGGATGACACGCAGGTATGTAGGAGCATAAACCCGTTTGTGATCCTGGCGGTCCCGGTGGGGACGGGTAACGTGGCAGCTCGCAATGACATCCGGAGGACGTGGGGAGGTGAGACGCTGGTTCTGGGTAAGATGGTCCGGACCCTCTTCTTCCTGGGTCTTCCTGGAGGAGAAGGAGCTGAGCAGCAGCAGGAGAAGCTCAGACAAGAGAACCAGCAACATCATGATTTAATCCAGAGTGACTTCAAGGACACTTATCGCAATCTGACCATCAAGACTATGATGATGCTGGAGTGGCTGGCAGCAAACTGTGACCAAGTTTCCTATGTTATGAAGATCGACTCGGATATGTTGCTCCATGTGAACAATCTGATTAAACTGTTGCTGGATCCCAAGACAGCCAAAGAAAACTATATGACAGGTTTGGTGTGGTGGCATAGCCCAGTTTTAAGAAACCCATTCAATAAGTTCTATATGCCCTGGAGCGTGATAGCTGAGTCTGAATACCCTCCGTACCCTCTGGGTATGGGCTACATCATGTCCTTGGACCTTCCTAGGAAGATCCTAGGAGTTTCACATCAGATTAAACCCATCTACATTGAAGACGCCTACCTCGGTATGTGTCTAAAACGCTTGGGGATTTCTCCAACAGACCCTCCTGATAAGGATATGTTTCTTGTGGATCCACGGCATCCTCTTAGTGACTGCAGCCTCTCAAAAGTGGtcgcaacaacaacaacaagcactGCACAAATGTTGAGTTATTGGAGCAGAAGCCAACAGCCTGATACCAAATGTAAATAA